Genomic window (Candidatus Methylomirabilota bacterium):
TCGACGATGACCCGGAGGTGCGCATGGCCACGGGCGACTTCCTCACCAGCAAGGGCCATGACGTCACGCTCGCCGAAGACGGAGTCCAGGCTCTCAAGCTTCTCGCCACCGTCAAGCCCGACGTGGTGCTGCTCGACGTCGCCATGCCGGAGATGGACGGCATGGAGGTCCTGCGGCGGATCGTGGCCGGCCACCCGAACCTGCCCGTGATCATGGTCACGGCCAATGCCGACATCGAGATCACCTCGAAGGTGCTCCAGCTCGGCGCGGCCGACTATGTGCCCAAGCCCTTCGACCTCGACTACCTCGACCAGGCGATCAATATCCAGCTTTCCAGCGGCCGCGGCGCAGGCGGCTGAAAAAGGCCCATCTG
Coding sequences:
- a CDS encoding response regulator, with the protein product MGAGKILVVDDDPEVRMATGDFLTSKGHDVTLAEDGVQALKLLATVKPDVVLLDVAMPEMDGMEVLRRIVAGHPNLPVIMVTANADIEITSKVLQLGAADYVPKPFDLDYLDQAINIQLSSGRGAGG